One part of the Ruegeria sp. AD91A genome encodes these proteins:
- a CDS encoding amino acid ABC transporter permease, whose protein sequence is MSRLSTIRPSNLVLLAAAPFIFYLFATSSKYLRSLIAILGIGNNAGPVFVGFLLIVSVAILGYLCARYARFTNHAPGWLRVSALAALPASIALLVSSFVSPQLLMPFVESVFFHSLSENTSTLIDRSSQAWVLYPEVVTQVQTGLQVLLAVYAAVVALCLLSARLQPPWRWRVLLGLECLTGAVLFYLMFMAHWQFATGVAITFRAAIFAYIFSAILGLIWVGLQSFKPKARTTILYGSISLTLLAISAFFFMQPQVSYVLVGSTEGRIAIVRGTPQAQADVIRFGEFEGAGDQQYRIRSATDPVAALEQIETVDSVSGAFVPVDAHTQGYPILWQTVFLPDKYRNPALAFAVFGFLLLTLTIGGAQHKLHPLAVGAEFFVDTIRGIPMLVIILYIGLPLAGAVKDATGGGIDMTNMTRGIIAISVGYSAYMAEIFRSGIEAIPKGQLEAGSSLGLSRWQTARLIVLPQALRIVTPPLGNEFIAMIKDTSLLSILSVRDMTQRMREFQAASFLPFAPFNTAAILYVVLTLGCASFLKWIERRTAKDSR, encoded by the coding sequence ATGTCGCGTCTCAGCACGATCCGCCCGAGCAATCTTGTGTTGCTCGCAGCCGCTCCCTTCATCTTCTATCTATTCGCCACGTCTTCGAAATACCTGCGATCTTTGATTGCAATTCTGGGGATCGGCAACAATGCAGGGCCTGTTTTCGTCGGCTTTCTGCTGATCGTCTCGGTTGCAATCCTGGGATATCTCTGCGCTCGGTATGCACGTTTTACAAATCATGCCCCGGGCTGGTTGCGCGTTTCCGCCTTAGCGGCGCTGCCCGCATCAATTGCGCTTTTGGTCTCAAGCTTCGTATCTCCACAGCTTTTGATGCCCTTCGTGGAATCCGTTTTCTTTCACTCGCTCAGCGAGAACACATCAACCCTTATCGACAGGTCCAGTCAGGCGTGGGTGTTGTATCCCGAAGTCGTGACCCAGGTTCAAACAGGTCTGCAAGTTCTTCTGGCAGTATACGCAGCCGTTGTCGCCTTGTGTCTGCTGTCGGCGCGGTTGCAACCCCCTTGGCGCTGGCGCGTTCTACTGGGGCTGGAATGCCTTACAGGTGCGGTTTTGTTTTATCTGATGTTCATGGCCCACTGGCAGTTCGCCACAGGCGTAGCCATTACATTCCGCGCAGCCATCTTCGCCTATATCTTCTCGGCCATTCTGGGACTGATCTGGGTGGGGTTGCAGTCGTTCAAACCAAAGGCACGTACCACGATCTTGTATGGCTCGATCAGCCTGACATTGCTTGCAATATCAGCCTTTTTCTTCATGCAGCCGCAGGTCAGTTACGTTCTGGTCGGAAGCACCGAAGGGCGCATCGCCATTGTACGTGGCACGCCACAGGCGCAGGCTGATGTCATCCGGTTCGGCGAGTTCGAAGGTGCCGGCGACCAGCAATACCGCATACGCAGTGCCACTGATCCTGTCGCGGCTTTGGAGCAGATAGAAACCGTCGACAGCGTGTCCGGAGCCTTTGTGCCAGTAGACGCTCACACACAAGGCTATCCGATTCTATGGCAGACAGTTTTCTTGCCTGACAAATACAGAAATCCCGCGCTGGCCTTCGCCGTTTTTGGCTTTTTGCTACTCACGCTGACCATCGGCGGCGCACAGCACAAGCTGCATCCTTTGGCGGTCGGGGCTGAATTCTTTGTGGACACGATACGCGGCATTCCGATGCTGGTGATCATCCTTTATATCGGTCTGCCTTTGGCGGGCGCGGTCAAGGATGCCACTGGGGGCGGCATTGATATGACCAACATGACACGCGGGATCATCGCGATTTCGGTAGGGTACTCGGCCTATATGGCCGAAATATTCCGATCGGGGATTGAGGCTATTCCCAAAGGGCAATTGGAAGCGGGCAGTTCCCTGGGTTTGTCCCGCTGGCAGACAGCGCGGTTGATCGTTTTGCCTCAGGCCTTGCGGATCGTAACCCCACCTCTGGGAAATGAGTTTATCGCGATGATCAAGGACACCTCGTTGCTGTCCATCCTGTCCGTCCGCGACATGACCCAAAGGATGCGAGAGTTTCAGGCAGCAAGCTTTCTGCCATTTGCGCCGTTCAACACGGCGGCAATTCTGTACGTGGTACTCACCCTCGGTTGCGCAAGCTTCCTGAAATGGATCGAACGGCGCACGGCAAAGGATAGCAGATGA
- a CDS encoding carbohydrate ABC transporter permease → MSDIAGTKPALRWVVHLSVVFLVALWVIPTLGLLISSFRTADQISSSGWWRSLFPSEQNLTLRSAAPETQVLENGVYVIQGALFGEDEQATISRWGISSREVDAFEPGQTAKLRRGGTITVDAVGNYRMENTEEFTGDRGARIFVTAELPPEFTLKNYQKVLLDQSSTDSMAKAFFNTLTVTIPATIIPILVAAFAAYALAWMDFPGRALLIAAVVGLLVVPLQLALIPLLKFHLNIGIGKGYLGVWLAHTGFGMPLAIYLLRNYMAGLPRDLIENARVDGATEFQIFTKLILPLSFPALASFAIFQFLWTWNDLLVAKVFLIDATGQTTVMTNRIVELLGTRGGNWEILATAAFVSIFVPLVVFFAMQKYLVRGLLAGSVK, encoded by the coding sequence ATGAGCGATATCGCAGGAACGAAACCCGCGCTCAGATGGGTGGTGCATCTGTCAGTCGTCTTTCTTGTGGCCCTTTGGGTCATCCCCACGCTTGGCTTGCTGATTTCGTCCTTTCGGACGGCAGATCAGATATCGTCCAGCGGCTGGTGGCGGTCGCTGTTCCCCTCCGAACAAAACCTGACCCTTCGCAGTGCCGCACCGGAGACGCAGGTGCTGGAAAACGGAGTGTATGTCATTCAGGGGGCGTTGTTCGGAGAAGATGAGCAAGCAACGATTTCCAGATGGGGTATCAGTTCGCGCGAGGTAGATGCGTTTGAGCCGGGCCAAACAGCAAAACTGCGGCGAGGTGGCACGATCACGGTGGATGCGGTTGGCAACTACCGGATGGAGAACACCGAAGAGTTCACAGGTGATCGCGGCGCACGCATCTTTGTTACGGCCGAATTGCCGCCCGAGTTCACTTTAAAAAATTACCAAAAGGTTCTTCTGGATCAAAGCAGTACAGACAGCATGGCCAAGGCGTTCTTCAACACGCTGACAGTGACTATCCCAGCGACCATAATCCCGATTCTGGTTGCCGCCTTTGCAGCTTATGCGCTGGCGTGGATGGATTTCCCCGGACGGGCCTTGCTGATCGCGGCCGTTGTTGGCCTTTTGGTCGTGCCGCTTCAATTGGCCTTGATCCCGTTGCTGAAATTTCACCTCAATATCGGGATCGGTAAAGGATACCTGGGCGTCTGGCTTGCGCATACAGGGTTTGGGATGCCCCTGGCGATTTACCTGCTGCGTAATTACATGGCTGGATTGCCGCGTGATCTGATCGAAAACGCCCGCGTCGACGGCGCCACCGAGTTTCAGATCTTTACCAAACTGATCCTGCCACTCAGCTTCCCGGCGCTGGCGTCTTTCGCAATCTTCCAGTTCCTGTGGACATGGAATGACCTGCTTGTTGCCAAGGTTTTCCTGATCGACGCGACCGGCCAGACAACCGTGATGACGAACCGCATCGTCGAGTTGCTGGGTACACGTGGCGGCAATTGGGAAATCCTTGCGACCGCTGCCTTTGTCTCGATCTTCGTGCCGCTGGTCGTCTTCTTCGCAATGCAAAAATACCTGGTCCGCGGCCTGTTGGCCGGATCTGTCAAATAG
- a CDS encoding alpha-glucosidase, producing the protein MNVQNNLEQCKATKLSSDWWRGGVIYQIYPRSFQDSNGDGIGDLKGITARLDYIASLGVDAIWISPFFKSPMKDFGYDVSDYRDVDPMFGSLADFKELLDQAHAKGLRIMIDLVLSHTSDQHPWFSESRSSRENPKSDWYVWADPKPDGTPPNNWLSIFGGSAWQWDARRLQYYLHNFLTSQPDLNFHCPAVQDALLDVARFWLDLGVDGFRLDTINFYFHDKALRDNPALPMDQRNATIAPAVNPYNHQDHLFSKSQPENIAFLERLRALTDEYEGRACLGEVGDAQRGLEVMGEYTSGDKRMHMCYAFEFLENRALTAAYTRHVFDQLEAKAGDAWPCWAFSNHDVQRHVSRWNLDDAAARQHAVLMMCLRGSACLYQGEELGLHEADVPFEKLQDPYGIEFWPEYKGRDGCRTPMVWAAQDEQSGFSTAEPWLPVSAQQAGHAVDRLEADPHSMLNHYRRAIALRHAHPALAMGAQTGMTETGSVLSFVREDSHEQIFCAFNLGADTAEFKLPEGGWQVMGQDLGGIEGSGNVILNAAQFILMFRKKG; encoded by the coding sequence ATGAACGTGCAGAACAACCTTGAACAATGCAAAGCAACGAAACTGTCTTCGGACTGGTGGCGCGGGGGGGTGATCTATCAGATCTACCCACGCAGTTTTCAGGACAGCAACGGCGATGGGATCGGCGATCTGAAGGGCATCACTGCGCGACTGGACTACATCGCCTCTCTGGGCGTTGATGCAATCTGGATCTCGCCGTTTTTCAAATCGCCGATGAAGGATTTTGGCTACGATGTCAGCGATTACCGCGATGTCGATCCCATGTTCGGGTCGCTGGCGGATTTCAAAGAGCTTCTGGATCAGGCCCATGCGAAGGGTCTGAGGATCATGATTGATCTGGTTCTGTCGCATACATCAGATCAGCACCCTTGGTTCAGCGAAAGCCGCAGCAGTCGAGAGAACCCGAAATCCGACTGGTATGTTTGGGCGGACCCCAAACCGGATGGCACGCCTCCGAACAACTGGCTTTCGATCTTCGGCGGCTCGGCCTGGCAATGGGATGCCCGACGCCTGCAATATTATCTGCACAACTTCCTGACATCGCAGCCGGATCTGAATTTCCACTGTCCGGCTGTTCAGGATGCGTTGCTGGACGTGGCGCGGTTCTGGCTTGATCTGGGTGTGGATGGTTTTCGGCTGGATACCATCAATTTCTATTTCCACGACAAGGCGCTGCGCGACAATCCCGCGCTGCCGATGGATCAACGCAACGCCACGATCGCACCGGCAGTGAATCCTTACAACCATCAGGATCACCTATTTTCAAAAAGCCAGCCCGAGAACATCGCCTTCCTCGAACGACTGCGGGCTTTGACGGACGAATATGAAGGCCGAGCTTGCCTGGGCGAGGTCGGAGATGCGCAGCGCGGGCTCGAGGTCATGGGCGAGTACACATCTGGGGATAAACGGATGCACATGTGCTATGCCTTCGAATTCCTGGAAAACCGCGCATTGACAGCCGCTTACACCAGGCACGTTTTTGATCAGTTAGAGGCGAAGGCAGGGGACGCGTGGCCATGTTGGGCGTTTTCCAACCACGACGTGCAGCGTCACGTCTCGCGCTGGAATTTGGACGACGCCGCGGCCCGCCAGCACGCGGTTCTGATGATGTGCCTGCGCGGCTCTGCCTGCCTCTATCAGGGCGAGGAGCTGGGCCTGCACGAAGCGGATGTGCCGTTCGAGAAACTGCAAGACCCTTATGGCATCGAGTTCTGGCCCGAATACAAGGGCCGCGACGGCTGCCGCACACCGATGGTTTGGGCGGCACAAGATGAACAATCGGGTTTCAGCACCGCAGAACCCTGGCTGCCGGTTAGCGCACAGCAGGCCGGGCATGCGGTAGACCGATTGGAGGCGGATCCACATTCGATGTTGAATCACTACCGTCGCGCCATTGCCTTGCGGCATGCGCATCCTGCTTTGGCAATGGGGGCGCAGACCGGGATGACAGAAACGGGTTCGGTTCTGTCTTTTGTACGTGAGGATTCACATGAGCAGATATTCTGTGCGTTCAATCTTGGTGCAGACACTGCCGAGTTCAAACTGCCCGAAGGCGGTTGGCAGGTCATGGGTCAGGACTTGGGCGGTATTGAGGGAAGCGGCAACGTTATCCTGAACGCGGCGCAGTTCATCCTGATGTTTAGGAAAAAGGGATAA
- a CDS encoding basic amino acid ABC transporter substrate-binding protein, with the protein MFKNLLAAATLAMLTASAAFAADLEGRVLKIGTDATYPPMETVDETTGEIVGFDVDVMNAICEKINCVPNFVNTAWDGIFAALQQGEFDLVISGVSITPEREETMDFSEPYIVVSQAILLQVDNADMTLEDFKAGGQKLAAQTATTNAQLAEELVGRGNVSLYDNFSAAILALQNADVQGVIIDGTSAAAYEQEFAGELTVGITGLQSDPLGIVFQEGDPTVDAIDAGLAAIQEDGTLDTLKAKYWGTN; encoded by the coding sequence ATGTTCAAAAACCTATTAGCCGCTGCAACGCTTGCAATGCTGACAGCGTCGGCGGCTTTTGCCGCCGATCTGGAAGGTCGCGTACTCAAGATCGGAACGGATGCAACCTACCCCCCGATGGAAACCGTCGACGAAACAACCGGTGAAATCGTAGGCTTTGATGTCGATGTGATGAATGCAATCTGCGAAAAGATCAATTGCGTTCCGAATTTCGTAAACACCGCCTGGGACGGCATATTTGCAGCGCTTCAGCAGGGTGAATTCGATCTGGTCATCTCGGGCGTATCGATCACGCCCGAGCGTGAAGAGACTATGGACTTTTCCGAACCTTACATCGTTGTCAGTCAGGCCATTTTGCTGCAGGTCGACAACGCGGATATGACGCTTGAGGATTTCAAAGCGGGTGGCCAGAAACTGGCGGCACAAACCGCGACGACTAATGCTCAGCTGGCGGAAGAGCTTGTGGGGCGCGGGAATGTCAGCCTCTACGACAACTTTTCGGCGGCTATTCTGGCGCTGCAGAACGCAGACGTGCAAGGGGTGATCATTGATGGTACGTCCGCCGCTGCCTACGAGCAGGAGTTTGCCGGAGAGCTGACCGTAGGCATCACAGGCCTGCAATCGGATCCATTGGGTATCGTGTTTCAGGAAGGTGACCCGACGGTGGATGCAATTGATGCCGGTCTCGCAGCCATTCAGGAAGACGGCACGCTGGACACGCTGAAAGCCAAATACTGGGGCACAAACTGA
- a CDS encoding ABC transporter substrate-binding protein yields the protein MKNALYAGAAALALVAGSVQAEGELIHAVGEGSFDWDGFQAFAEANDLSGESLTIFGPWLAGEGKSFENLVAYFDEATGANSSYVGSDSLEQQILIDAAAGSAPNLTVFPQPGLAANLAKQGYLTPLAEGSADWIKENFAAGQSWVDLGTFQNADGVDDFYGFFFNVNVKSLVWYVPENFEDFGYEVPETMEEFKALMDQMVEDGETPLCVGLASGGATGWPATDWVEDLMLRTQPPEVYDQWVSNEIKFDDPRVIAAIEEYGSFTRNDEYVVGNADDTAAIDFRDSPKGLFDSPPACMMHRQASFIPAYFPEGTELGVDADFFYFPAYAEKDLGTPVLGAGTLFTITNPNPATEAFMEFLKTPFAHEIMMSQDGFLTPHLGADPENYSNDSQRGQGEILTNATTFRFDGSDLMPGAVGAGTFWTGMVDYSSGAKDAATVAREIQASWDAAK from the coding sequence ATGAAAAACGCGCTTTACGCAGGTGCGGCGGCACTCGCCCTGGTAGCCGGATCAGTTCAGGCGGAGGGTGAGTTGATCCACGCCGTCGGCGAGGGCAGTTTTGACTGGGATGGGTTTCAGGCCTTTGCCGAAGCAAATGACCTGTCCGGCGAAAGCCTGACTATTTTCGGCCCCTGGCTGGCTGGCGAGGGCAAGTCTTTCGAGAACCTTGTGGCCTATTTCGACGAAGCAACAGGTGCGAATTCCAGCTATGTGGGCTCGGACTCTCTGGAACAGCAAATCCTGATTGATGCAGCCGCAGGTTCCGCGCCGAACCTGACTGTTTTCCCGCAGCCCGGTCTGGCGGCAAACCTCGCCAAGCAGGGGTATCTGACACCTTTGGCCGAGGGCTCGGCGGACTGGATAAAGGAAAACTTTGCTGCCGGTCAGTCCTGGGTGGATCTGGGAACGTTTCAAAACGCCGACGGAGTAGACGATTTCTACGGTTTCTTCTTCAATGTGAACGTCAAGTCTCTGGTCTGGTACGTGCCCGAAAACTTCGAAGACTTTGGGTATGAAGTGCCCGAAACCATGGAAGAGTTCAAAGCTCTGATGGATCAGATGGTCGAAGACGGTGAAACGCCCCTATGCGTCGGTCTGGCCTCGGGTGGCGCAACGGGTTGGCCCGCAACGGACTGGGTCGAAGACCTTATGCTGCGCACGCAACCACCAGAAGTCTATGATCAATGGGTTTCCAACGAGATCAAGTTCGATGATCCCCGCGTCATCGCTGCGATTGAGGAATATGGCAGCTTTACCCGCAATGACGAATATGTGGTTGGTAATGCAGACGACACGGCGGCAATTGACTTCCGGGACAGCCCCAAGGGTCTATTCGATAGCCCGCCGGCTTGCATGATGCATCGGCAAGCGTCGTTTATTCCCGCCTATTTCCCTGAAGGCACGGAATTGGGGGTGGACGCTGACTTCTTCTATTTCCCGGCTTACGCCGAAAAAGACCTGGGCACACCAGTGCTCGGGGCAGGGACACTGTTCACGATCACGAACCCGAACCCGGCCACCGAAGCATTCATGGAGTTCCTGAAGACGCCATTCGCTCATGAGATCATGATGTCGCAGGATGGCTTCCTGACGCCCCACCTGGGTGCAGACCCCGAGAACTACTCGAATGATTCACAGCGCGGACAGGGTGAAATCCTGACCAACGCAACAACCTTCCGCTTTGACGGGTCTGACCTGATGCCGGGTGCGGTTGGGGCAGGTACTTTTTGGACGGGGATGGTCGATTACTCTTCGGGTGCAAAAGATGCAGCCACCGTGGCACGTGAAATCCAGGCATCCTGGGACGCAGCCAAGTGA
- a CDS encoding LacI family DNA-binding transcriptional regulator has protein sequence MARATIKSIAKKTGYSVGTVSNALRGAPSVKRETREEIQNAASELGYRVNLDGLKLRTNKSYRIAVLVSVSDNAADEWEGVEFTRILAGISDAVQGSRYQLSVFSIRDGDAALRTLHTIVQEGLADGVIFSGTRVNDQRIAYLQDKGFPFVTYGMSDSVEPHPYVDLDSQAAAFDATARLLALGHKRIALINPPDDLIYAHQRRQGYSDALSAGGIEFDPALVFPGPTTAKTGQRAFAALMRMRNRPSAIICANEAMTLGALSGAADMGVQVGRDVVLISNDDLKLSQYFVPPPSTYYLPIGETSRLLGEFMLKALDGVDPSETQKKIRATLIERQPDTPAPGTAQTN, from the coding sequence ATGGCGCGGGCAACGATCAAATCGATTGCCAAAAAAACCGGCTATTCAGTCGGAACAGTGTCAAACGCCCTGCGCGGAGCCCCTTCGGTAAAGCGCGAAACGCGGGAAGAAATTCAGAACGCGGCTTCCGAGCTTGGGTACCGGGTCAATCTGGATGGCCTGAAACTGCGCACCAATAAATCCTACAGGATTGCGGTATTGGTCAGCGTTTCAGACAACGCCGCTGATGAGTGGGAGGGTGTGGAGTTTACGAGGATCTTGGCCGGAATATCCGACGCGGTTCAGGGATCTCGCTATCAGTTGAGCGTCTTCAGCATACGAGATGGCGACGCCGCGCTGCGGACCCTTCACACTATCGTGCAGGAAGGGTTGGCAGATGGGGTGATCTTTTCCGGAACACGGGTGAATGACCAGCGTATCGCCTATCTGCAAGATAAAGGTTTTCCGTTTGTCACATACGGCATGAGCGACAGTGTCGAACCGCATCCCTACGTGGATCTCGACAGTCAGGCTGCCGCTTTTGATGCGACGGCTCGGCTGCTGGCATTGGGGCACAAGCGGATTGCGCTTATCAACCCGCCGGATGACCTGATCTATGCGCACCAGCGTCGCCAGGGATATTCAGATGCTCTGTCGGCAGGTGGCATAGAGTTTGACCCGGCACTTGTTTTCCCCGGCCCGACCACCGCGAAAACCGGGCAAAGGGCCTTTGCGGCGCTCATGCGAATGCGCAACCGACCAAGCGCCATTATTTGCGCCAACGAGGCGATGACCCTTGGCGCCTTGTCCGGAGCCGCCGATATGGGTGTTCAAGTCGGCAGGGATGTCGTCCTAATTTCAAACGACGACCTGAAACTCAGCCAGTATTTCGTCCCCCCGCCCAGCACCTACTATTTGCCGATTGGCGAGACCAGCCGCCTGCTGGGTGAATTCATGCTAAAAGCACTGGACGGCGTTGATCCGTCCGAAACTCAAAAAAAGATCAGGGCCACATTGATCGAGCGACAACCTGACACCCCGGCGCCGGGTACGGCGCAGACCAACTGA
- a CDS encoding sugar phosphate isomerase/epimerase has translation MRVSAQLYTIRQCGDLADQLKLVSVCGFSDIETTGLHDMTPQEMARIVHQSGLNLRSAHFDWEEFNERFDDIVEVLHLLECQVAVMPWLAPQARPGTVEGWKAVSGQLSDWADRLRDHCISLAYHNHDFDLNGEPGETPLDQILAQGNIYWQPDIGWLVAAGQCPADLITRHATRILSVHAKDVDPQGGSGDGRWRDLGEGVVDWDATLRALLRTKCTDLFVEHDETADHKRTLQTGRSFLTEQLEGIG, from the coding sequence ATGAGGGTATCAGCGCAGCTTTACACGATCCGGCAATGCGGTGACCTCGCGGACCAACTGAAGTTGGTTTCCGTTTGTGGGTTTTCGGATATCGAAACCACCGGGCTGCATGACATGACACCGCAAGAGATGGCACGTATCGTCCATCAATCAGGTCTTAACCTTCGTTCTGCACATTTCGATTGGGAGGAGTTCAACGAGCGTTTCGACGACATCGTTGAAGTACTGCATCTTTTGGAATGCCAGGTGGCGGTCATGCCTTGGCTGGCGCCACAGGCGCGGCCCGGCACTGTCGAGGGATGGAAGGCAGTGTCGGGCCAGTTGTCCGATTGGGCAGATCGACTGAGGGATCACTGCATCAGTCTAGCCTACCACAACCACGACTTTGATCTGAATGGCGAGCCGGGTGAAACGCCTCTTGATCAGATTCTCGCGCAGGGAAACATCTATTGGCAGCCTGATATCGGTTGGCTCGTTGCGGCGGGTCAGTGCCCAGCTGATTTGATCACGCGACACGCGACACGCATCCTGTCTGTCCACGCAAAGGACGTGGACCCGCAGGGCGGATCAGGTGACGGGCGTTGGCGTGATCTGGGTGAGGGTGTTGTCGATTGGGACGCCACGTTACGAGCCCTTCTAAGGACCAAGTGCACCGACCTTTTTGTCGAGCATGATGAAACCGCAGATCACAAGCGTACTTTGCAAACAGGCCGGTCGTTTTTGACTGAACAGCTTGAGGGTATCGGCTGA
- a CDS encoding ABC transporter ATP-binding protein: protein MSELNLTDVAKSYGPVDVLKNINLDIEQGELIVFVGPSGCGKSTLLRMIAGLEKITGGTLEIEGQVMNDVPPAQRGIAMVFQSYALYPHMTVRENMAFALKIAKMPAAEIDAAVDRAAQILQLEPFLDRLPKALSGGQRQRVAIGRAIVRDPKVYLFDEPLSNLDAALRVATRIEIARLKEAMPDSTMIYVTHDQVEAMTLASRIVVLADKGIAQVGTPLELYETPDNEFVAQFIGSPSMNLLSGTITGTGETTTVELSSGGIAKSAVPTEDSDLGKKVNIGVRPEDLATTKETAILSGKVDFTEALGEVTLLYFEQADGADAVIAKLPGIQRNLRGQTVSVTAAPDKVHLFHNGLSMRN, encoded by the coding sequence ATGTCTGAACTCAACCTTACAGATGTCGCCAAGTCCTATGGCCCTGTCGATGTTTTGAAGAACATCAATCTCGACATTGAACAGGGCGAACTGATCGTTTTTGTTGGTCCTTCCGGATGTGGCAAGTCCACCCTGTTGCGGATGATCGCTGGGCTGGAGAAGATTACAGGCGGCACGCTGGAAATTGAAGGGCAGGTTATGAACGATGTTCCGCCTGCACAGCGGGGCATCGCGATGGTGTTCCAAAGCTACGCCTTGTATCCCCACATGACCGTTCGCGAAAACATGGCCTTTGCCCTGAAAATTGCAAAAATGCCCGCAGCCGAGATTGATGCTGCCGTAGATCGTGCCGCTCAAATCCTTCAGCTGGAACCATTCCTGGACCGCCTGCCAAAAGCTCTTTCCGGGGGCCAACGTCAAAGGGTTGCCATCGGACGCGCGATTGTACGTGACCCAAAGGTGTATCTGTTCGACGAACCCCTCTCAAACCTCGACGCAGCACTTCGGGTGGCCACACGGATTGAGATCGCGCGCCTGAAAGAGGCTATGCCTGACAGCACCATGATCTACGTGACCCACGATCAGGTCGAGGCCATGACTCTGGCCAGTCGGATCGTGGTTTTGGCCGACAAGGGCATCGCGCAGGTCGGGACACCGCTCGAGCTTTATGAAACTCCAGACAACGAGTTTGTTGCGCAGTTCATCGGGTCGCCCTCCATGAACCTGCTGTCCGGCACAATCACTGGAACCGGCGAAACGACAACCGTTGAACTGTCATCAGGCGGGATTGCAAAGTCCGCGGTTCCAACTGAAGACAGTGACCTGGGTAAAAAGGTTAATATCGGGGTGCGTCCCGAAGACTTGGCCACGACAAAGGAAACCGCGATTCTGTCCGGGAAAGTGGATTTTACCGAAGCCCTAGGCGAAGTCACGTTGCTGTATTTTGAGCAAGCCGATGGTGCGGATGCGGTGATTGCGAAACTGCCGGGGATTCAGCGAAACCTGCGTGGCCAGACAGTCTCGGTCACCGCCGCACCGGATAAGGTGCATCTGTTCCACAACGGATTATCCATGCGCAATTAG
- a CDS encoding carbohydrate ABC transporter permease has protein sequence MTPALQGLLTIAIGVSGCVGYFYFSNQFLDKILFPPRGPNAGRNINRANLIRPWLFLFPALAALGLYLAYPVVETLRLSLTERVPGGGYRWVGLDNYTQMAAEPKFWEAMRNNMFWLIVVPAMSTAFGLLVAQLTDRIRWGNFAKSLIFMPMAISFVGASVIWKLVYDARTAEQDQIGILNALYIFFGGTEPNTWLTIPFWNSFFLMVVLIWIQTGFAMVILSAALRGIPEETIEAAILDGANPFQIFFKIKVPQIKTTILVVWTTITITVLKVFDIVFAMTNGQWETQVLANYMYDKLFRANDWGVGSASAMVIMLLVAPILVWNVRNARKEME, from the coding sequence ATGACACCCGCACTTCAAGGCCTGCTGACGATCGCTATCGGCGTGTCGGGTTGCGTAGGCTACTTCTACTTTTCCAACCAGTTTCTGGACAAAATCCTGTTTCCGCCGCGTGGTCCGAATGCGGGCCGAAACATCAACCGCGCGAACTTGATCCGTCCATGGTTGTTCCTGTTCCCGGCGCTTGCTGCGCTGGGGCTTTATCTGGCGTATCCGGTGGTTGAAACCTTGCGCCTTTCGCTTACGGAACGTGTGCCCGGTGGCGGATACCGATGGGTTGGCCTGGACAACTATACCCAAATGGCGGCTGAGCCGAAGTTTTGGGAAGCCATGCGCAACAACATGTTCTGGTTGATTGTCGTACCAGCCATGTCAACGGCTTTTGGTCTTCTCGTGGCGCAACTGACTGACCGCATCCGCTGGGGCAACTTTGCCAAGTCCTTGATCTTCATGCCGATGGCCATTTCGTTTGTTGGTGCATCGGTGATCTGGAAACTGGTTTATGACGCGCGAACAGCTGAACAAGACCAGATAGGAATCCTGAACGCGCTGTACATCTTCTTCGGCGGCACCGAACCCAACACGTGGTTAACAATTCCCTTCTGGAACAGTTTCTTTCTGATGGTTGTCCTGATCTGGATTCAGACGGGTTTCGCCATGGTCATTCTGTCGGCGGCCTTGCGCGGTATTCCCGAAGAAACCATCGAGGCGGCCATTTTGGATGGGGCCAATCCCTTTCAGATCTTCTTCAAGATCAAGGTGCCGCAGATCAAAACCACAATCCTTGTTGTTTGGACGACGATCACGATCACCGTTCTCAAAGTGTTCGACATCGTCTTTGCCATGACCAACGGCCAGTGGGAGACGCAGGTGCTGGCAAACTACATGTATGACAAGCTTTTCCGCGCCAATGACTGGGGCGTCGGGTCGGCCTCGGCCATGGTGATCATGTTGCTTGTTGCGCCGATCCTCGTCTGGAACGTGCGCAATGCACGCAAGGAGATGGAGTAA